The Mesorhizobium sp. NBSH29 genome has a segment encoding these proteins:
- a CDS encoding DUF4864 domain-containing protein has product MRPAVLLICLSLAASLPAHSGEAEIAAGQATIQSQIGAFRSGDNARAYSFAAPNVQRIFPTLDRFMGMVTGTYRPVYQPDSFSFGEAREGAPGTIAQQVFLVGPDGKNYEAIYTLELQPDGTFRITGVSLRGAQTLTM; this is encoded by the coding sequence ATGCGTCCTGCCGTGCTCTTGATCTGCCTGTCGCTGGCGGCATCCTTGCCGGCACATTCCGGCGAAGCCGAAATCGCCGCCGGGCAGGCTACCATCCAATCGCAGATCGGCGCGTTCCGCTCCGGCGACAACGCCCGCGCCTACAGCTTTGCCGCACCCAATGTACAACGCATCTTCCCCACGCTCGACCGTTTCATGGGCATGGTCACGGGAACCTACCGGCCCGTCTATCAGCCTGACAGCTTTTCCTTCGGCGAGGCGCGCGAGGGTGCGCCGGGCACCATCGCCCAGCAGGTTTTCCTGGTCGGGCCTGACGGCAAGAATTATGAGGCGATCTATACGCTCGAGCTACAACCCGACGGAACTTTTCGCATCACCGGCGTCAGCCTCCGCGGCGCGCAAACGCTTACAATGTAG
- the tgt gene encoding tRNA guanosine(34) transglycosylase Tgt — MTKDFSFSVTATDGLARRGEISMPRGTVRTPAFMPVGTGGTVKAMYMDQVRGVGADIILGNTYHLMLRPGAERLARLGGLHEFARWPHPILTDSGGFQVMSLAQLRKLDEKGVTFRSHIDGAAYEMTPERSIEIQGLLGSDIQMQLDECVALPAKDTEIERAMELSLRWAERCRTAFGTQAGKAMFGIVQGGDKPELRRRSAAALSAMNLKGYAVGGLAVGEPQAVMLDMLDVTCPELPAEKPRYLMGVGTPDDILKSVARGIDMFDCVMPTRAGRHGLAYTRRGKINLRNARHAEDSRPLDEESDCPAARDYSRAYLHHLVKSGEALGGMLLTWNNLSYYQKLMQDIRDAIEAGQFFARAEVISHGWARGDLPTL; from the coding sequence ATGACTAAAGATTTTTCGTTTTCCGTTACCGCAACCGACGGGCTGGCCCGGCGCGGTGAGATTTCCATGCCGCGCGGTACTGTGCGCACGCCGGCCTTCATGCCGGTGGGTACCGGCGGCACCGTCAAAGCCATGTATATGGACCAGGTGCGCGGTGTGGGTGCCGACATCATTTTGGGCAACACCTATCATCTGATGTTGCGGCCAGGGGCCGAGCGTTTGGCGCGACTGGGGGGGCTGCATGAATTTGCGCGCTGGCCGCACCCTATTCTGACGGACAGCGGCGGATTTCAAGTCATGTCGCTGGCGCAGCTTCGAAAACTCGACGAAAAGGGCGTGACGTTCCGCTCGCATATTGATGGCGCCGCCTATGAGATGACACCAGAGCGCTCGATCGAGATCCAGGGGCTGCTCGGCTCCGATATCCAGATGCAGCTGGATGAATGCGTGGCCCTGCCAGCCAAGGATACCGAGATCGAGCGCGCGATGGAGCTTTCGCTGCGCTGGGCCGAACGCTGTAGGACAGCGTTTGGCACCCAGGCTGGCAAGGCCATGTTTGGTATTGTGCAGGGCGGCGACAAGCCAGAACTGAGACGTCGTTCGGCGGCGGCACTGTCGGCCATGAACCTGAAGGGCTATGCGGTGGGCGGTCTGGCAGTTGGCGAACCGCAGGCGGTGATGCTCGACATGCTGGATGTCACCTGTCCCGAACTGCCGGCGGAAAAGCCGCGCTATCTGATGGGTGTGGGCACTCCGGACGACATTTTGAAATCAGTGGCGCGCGGCATCGATATGTTTGATTGCGTGATGCCGACGCGGGCAGGGCGGCATGGACTAGCTTACACCCGACGCGGGAAAATCAACCTGCGCAACGCGCGTCATGCCGAGGATTCGCGCCCGCTGGATGAAGAGAGCGATTGCCCCGCCGCGCGCGACTATTCGCGCGCCTATCTGCACCATCTGGTGAAATCAGGTGAGGCGCTCGGCGGCATGCTGCTCACCTGGAACAATTTGTCTTACTACCAGAAGCTGATGCAGGATATACGCGATGCCATTGAGGCCGGCCAGTTTTTCGCTCGGGCCGAGGTGATTTCGCATGGCTGGGCGCGCGGCGACCTGCCTACATTGTAA
- the queA gene encoding tRNA preQ1(34) S-adenosylmethionine ribosyltransferase-isomerase QueA, whose protein sequence is MRVDIFDFELPEERIALRPAEPRDAARLLVVRPGQSPQDGAVVHDLPDLLQPGDVMVFNDTKVIPAQLQGMRRRGEAVTPVEATLHMRVAPDRWLAFMRPGKRIAEGDRIHFGHDQNSCFLGALDATVLEKRDAGEILLGFDVSGPFLDEALHAVGHIPLPPYIASKRADDARDLADYQTVFARDEGAVAAPTAGLHFTPTLLDALDQRGIERHFVTLHVGAGTFLPVKADDTADHKMHSETGEISQATAEALNAARRDGRRIVSVGTTPLRLLESAADESGQIAAWNGPTDIFITPGYRFRSVDVLMTNFHLPRSTLFMLVSAFAGLDTMREAYAHAISQGYRFYSYGDSSLLFRSRVDAPTGYG, encoded by the coding sequence ATGCGTGTTGATATTTTCGATTTCGAACTGCCGGAAGAGCGCATTGCGCTGAGGCCCGCCGAACCGCGCGATGCGGCGCGCCTGCTGGTTGTGCGCCCGGGCCAATCGCCTCAAGATGGCGCTGTGGTGCACGATTTGCCGGACCTGCTGCAACCCGGCGACGTGATGGTCTTCAACGACACAAAGGTCATCCCTGCCCAGCTGCAAGGCATGCGCCGGCGCGGAGAGGCTGTGACACCGGTGGAAGCGACACTGCATATGCGTGTTGCACCCGACCGCTGGCTGGCCTTCATGCGGCCAGGCAAGCGCATCGCCGAGGGCGACCGCATCCATTTTGGCCATGACCAGAATTCGTGTTTTCTGGGTGCGCTGGATGCAACGGTGCTGGAAAAGCGAGACGCCGGTGAGATTCTGCTCGGCTTCGATGTTTCGGGCCCATTCCTCGACGAGGCGCTGCACGCTGTCGGGCATATACCACTGCCACCCTATATCGCCTCGAAACGTGCCGACGATGCGCGCGATCTTGCCGACTATCAAACCGTTTTTGCCCGCGATGAAGGGGCGGTGGCAGCGCCGACCGCGGGGCTGCACTTTACGCCGACCCTTCTGGATGCTCTCGACCAGCGCGGCATCGAGCGCCACTTCGTAACCTTGCATGTGGGTGCTGGCACATTCCTGCCGGTCAAGGCGGATGACACCGCCGACCACAAGATGCATTCGGAGACCGGCGAAATTTCGCAAGCCACGGCCGAGGCGCTGAATGCTGCGCGCCGTGACGGTCGGCGGATAGTCTCGGTCGGGACCACCCCTCTCAGGCTTCTGGAAAGTGCAGCGGACGAGAGCGGCCAAATCGCGGCGTGGAACGGCCCGACAGACATCTTTATCACACCGGGTTACCGGTTTCGCTCAGTCGACGTTCTGATGACCAATTTCCACCTGCCGCGTTCAACACTGTTCATGCTGGTCTCGGCCTTTGCCGGACTGGACACAATGCGCGAAGCTTATGCGCATGCAATTTCGCAAGGGTATCGGTTTTATTCCTACGGAGATTCAAGCTTGCTGTTCAGGAGTAGGGTTGACGCGCCGACCGGCTACGGGTGA
- a CDS encoding DMT family transporter, producing the protein MTGVLWSLLGILAGAFIAIQAPVNAALARGLGLPVAAAAFSFLAGAVVLGIISLVMVRLDHMTIDFKAPALWLFIAGGILGAGYVTSAVILTPKLGAAALMAFLVTGQLLAGMLIDKVGFLGVAVREISAGRMLGAVLLLSGALLIRLT; encoded by the coding sequence ATGACAGGCGTCCTCTGGTCTCTGCTTGGCATACTGGCGGGCGCCTTCATCGCTATTCAGGCTCCGGTCAATGCCGCACTCGCACGCGGACTTGGCCTGCCGGTTGCTGCCGCGGCATTTTCCTTCCTGGCGGGTGCTGTGGTGCTTGGCATCATATCGCTGGTGATGGTGCGGCTCGACCACATGACCATCGACTTCAAGGCACCGGCGCTGTGGCTGTTTATCGCCGGCGGCATTCTGGGCGCCGGCTATGTAACGAGTGCTGTCATTTTGACCCCAAAACTCGGCGCTGCGGCATTGATGGCATTTCTGGTGACCGGTCAGCTCCTCGCCGGTATGCTGATCGACAAGGTCGGCTTCCTGGGCGTTGCCGTGCGCGAGATTTCTGCCGGGCGCATGTTGGGCGCGGTGCTGCTTCTATCCGGCGCCTTGTTGATCCGACTGACCTGA
- a CDS encoding peptidylprolyl isomerase codes for MAEIKDPENTLLMETTKGNVVIELLPDLAPGHVARIKELTREGAYDGVVFHRVIDGFMAQTGDVKFGKSGGKEFAPARAGMGGSEKPDLKAEFSNMNHSRGTCSMARSQSPDSANSQFFICFGDAAFLNRQYTVWGQVVSGMEFVDLIKRGEPVADPDKIVSMKVAADTKAA; via the coding sequence ATGGCCGAAATCAAGGATCCCGAGAACACGCTTCTCATGGAAACCACCAAGGGCAATGTAGTGATCGAACTTCTGCCCGATCTGGCCCCTGGCCATGTGGCGCGCATCAAGGAACTGACCCGCGAGGGTGCCTATGATGGTGTTGTGTTCCACCGCGTTATCGACGGCTTCATGGCACAGACCGGCGATGTGAAGTTCGGCAAGTCGGGCGGCAAGGAATTCGCCCCTGCGCGCGCCGGCATGGGCGGTTCAGAAAAGCCGGACCTGAAGGCTGAATTTTCCAACATGAACCACTCCCGTGGAACATGTTCGATGGCGCGTTCGCAAAGCCCCGACTCAGCAAACTCGCAGTTCTTCATCTGCTTTGGCGATGCCGCTTTCCTCAACCGCCAGTACACGGTTTGGGGCCAAGTTGTTTCCGGCATGGAATTTGTGGATCTGATCAAGCGCGGCGAGCCGGTTGCCGATCCTGACAAGATCGTTTCGATGAAGGTTGCTGCCGACACCAAGGCAGCCTGA